One Bacillus sp. 1780r2a1 DNA segment encodes these proteins:
- a CDS encoding YitT family protein — protein sequence MVKRIKEIILILLGSLIFALGINYFAIPNELAEGGVTGITMITYYLFQWSPSITNFIINGLLVLVGYKLLHKRVIVYTVLSIVSTSVFLHLTEEAGTPLDDTLLGAIFAGLFVGIGLGLVFRGGGTSGGSAVIARMANQYFDWNISRTMLAIDLVVVGSAYFVIGGEKTMYTVIALYIGTKVLDYIIEGLNPRKAVTIISTRSNEVAEQVNSKMERGVTVFTAHGSYTKEAKQVLYIVINKQELLELKRIIHKVDDQAFVVVHDVRDVFGLGFTLPKAG from the coding sequence ATGGTAAAACGAATAAAAGAAATTATATTAATTTTACTTGGCAGCTTAATTTTTGCTCTTGGTATCAACTATTTCGCCATTCCAAATGAACTTGCAGAAGGCGGCGTAACTGGGATTACTATGATTACCTACTACTTGTTCCAGTGGTCTCCAAGTATAACAAACTTTATTATCAATGGACTGCTTGTTTTGGTTGGATATAAACTTTTACATAAGCGCGTCATTGTCTATACGGTACTTTCTATTGTCTCTACTTCAGTTTTTTTACATCTAACTGAAGAAGCAGGAACACCGCTGGACGATACGCTTTTAGGTGCCATCTTTGCTGGTTTATTTGTTGGAATTGGTCTTGGCCTCGTGTTTAGAGGTGGGGGAACCTCAGGTGGATCTGCGGTTATTGCTCGAATGGCTAACCAATACTTCGATTGGAATATTAGTAGAACTATGCTTGCAATTGATTTAGTCGTTGTAGGAAGTGCCTACTTTGTAATTGGAGGAGAGAAAACGATGTATACCGTTATCGCCCTCTACATTGGTACGAAGGTGCTTGACTATATTATTGAAGGATTGAATCCTCGCAAAGCGGTAACGATAATTTCAACTCGTTCAAACGAAGTTGCTGAACAAGTTAATAGCAAAATGGAGCGTGGCGTTACTGTTTTCACAGCTCACGGCAGCTATACAAAAGAAGCCAAACAAGTACTCTATATTGTGATTAACAAACAAGAGCTTTTAGAGCTAAAACGAATTATTCATAAAGTGGACGACCAAGCATTTGTTGTCGTGCATGATGTACGGGATGTATTTGGTCTCGGCTTTACTTTACCCAAAGCAGGCTAA
- a CDS encoding YolD-like family protein: protein MYQEELKEYAKLLMPEHVEQMKEIYRSHLKLEAPPVRTKGREVISQILHTACEQHQLVNLHVYEGSSIRKYNRVTIDCIDQQSNRLLATGPYYTYSIRESFVVNAMLCID, encoded by the coding sequence TTGTATCAAGAAGAGCTAAAAGAATATGCAAAGCTTTTGATGCCGGAGCATGTAGAACAGATGAAAGAAATTTATCGTTCTCACTTAAAATTAGAGGCGCCACCAGTACGAACAAAAGGTAGAGAAGTTATTAGTCAAATCCTTCATACAGCGTGCGAACAACATCAGCTAGTTAATCTACACGTTTATGAAGGAAGCAGCATTCGAAAGTACAATCGCGTGACGATTGATTGTATTGATCAGCAATCAAACCGCCTGTTAGCAACGGGTCCTTATTATACATATTCTATTCGGGAAAGCTTTGTGGTTAACGCAATGCTTTGCATAGATTGA
- a CDS encoding DeoR/GlpR family DNA-binding transcription regulator has protein sequence MLTPERHQLMLKLLKEKELVKVQEFIEVTGASESTIRRDLSQLEEEQLLKRVHGGASLIQKKRIELSVIEKADKNVEDKQRIAEYASSLIHEGDCIFLDAGTTTYEMIPFLKQKDVVVVTNGLMHLNLMLEEGINLYLTGGAVKHKTGALIGNGALLSLEQYRFDKCFMGANGIHHQYGYTTPDPEEALIKQTAMKLSQESYILADSTKFFETSFAKIADLHAATVITNELPQEVLVQYANKTDIKVVKL, from the coding sequence ATGCTAACACCTGAAAGGCATCAGCTAATGTTAAAGCTTTTAAAAGAAAAAGAGCTTGTTAAAGTGCAGGAATTTATTGAAGTGACCGGTGCCTCTGAGTCCACAATACGTCGAGACTTAAGTCAATTAGAAGAGGAGCAGCTGCTTAAACGTGTTCATGGTGGTGCTTCATTAATTCAGAAAAAGCGAATTGAACTAAGCGTCATAGAAAAAGCTGATAAAAATGTAGAAGACAAACAAAGAATTGCTGAATACGCATCTTCACTTATCCATGAAGGCGATTGCATCTTTTTAGATGCCGGAACGACAACATATGAAATGATTCCATTTTTAAAGCAAAAAGATGTAGTTGTTGTAACAAATGGACTTATGCATTTAAATTTAATGCTTGAAGAAGGTATTAATCTTTATCTAACAGGTGGTGCTGTCAAACATAAGACTGGAGCTTTAATTGGAAACGGTGCGCTTTTAAGTTTAGAGCAGTATCGCTTTGATAAATGCTTTATGGGAGCAAACGGAATTCATCATCAATATGGATACACAACACCGGATCCTGAGGAAGCGCTCATTAAACAAACAGCGATGAAGTTATCTCAAGAGTCCTATATTCTAGCAGACTCAACAAAGTTTTTTGAAACCAGCTTTGCTAAAATAGCAGACCTACATGCAGCAACTGTTATTACAAATGAGCTACCGCAAGAGGTGCTTGTACAATATGCAAACAAAACAGACATAAAGGTTGTGAAATTATGA